A part of Candidatus Poribacteria bacterium genomic DNA contains:
- a CDS encoding phytanoyl-CoA dioxygenase family protein translates to MNSEKPLMKCYNYEHQICEEQPMVTQEQVDFFHENGYLKFGRVLDSEGVEAMRAGLDAVIELELNEGDDSSPEFKYGHDRRENRLNRGSGHPRAIHQYVNMWKRESHYEAAIHHPLIAGTARGLLDTPEVRLWHDQVISKPPHDNGHFAFHHDFFFWPLSPPNIVSCWLALDDATVESGCMHVMPKSHKDERFSVAARDAANAAAAKAREAGREPPPDLWAERRELSIDHGIPVELKAGECMFHHCLNWHGTLPNVTERQRRAFVMIFMAQDVCYNNAQSPNHVLVPTIEVADGEPLVGDGFPVA, encoded by the coding sequence ATGAATTCCGAGAAGCCCTTGATGAAGTGCTACAATTATGAACATCAAATTTGCGAGGAACAGCCAATGGTAACACAAGAGCAGGTCGATTTTTTTCACGAAAACGGCTATCTCAAGTTTGGGAGAGTTTTAGATAGCGAGGGCGTTGAAGCCATGCGCGCGGGGTTGGATGCGGTCATTGAATTGGAACTTAATGAAGGCGACGATTCCTCGCCAGAGTTTAAGTATGGACATGACCGACGCGAGAACCGACTCAATCGGGGAAGCGGTCACCCGCGCGCGATTCATCAGTACGTTAACATGTGGAAACGGGAGTCCCATTACGAGGCAGCCATCCATCACCCACTCATCGCTGGAACGGCGCGTGGGCTGCTGGATACGCCTGAAGTTCGTCTCTGGCATGATCAGGTGATTTCCAAACCCCCACATGATAACGGTCATTTCGCATTCCATCACGATTTCTTCTTTTGGCCCCTCAGCCCACCGAATATTGTGAGTTGCTGGCTCGCCTTGGACGATGCGACGGTGGAGAGCGGATGCATGCACGTTATGCCGAAGAGCCACAAAGATGAACGCTTTTCCGTCGCAGCGAGAGACGCAGCAAATGCAGCAGCGGCAAAAGCGCGTGAGGCAGGGCGAGAACCGCCGCCAGACCTGTGGGCAGAAAGGCGGGAATTGAGCATTGATCACGGCATTCCCGTGGAACTGAAAGCGGGCGAATGCATGTTTCATCACTGCCTCAACTGGCACGGCACGCTACCGAATGTCACGGAACGTCAACGCCGCGCCTTCGTCATGATTTTCATGGCGCAAGACGTCTGCTATAACAACGCGCAATCGCCGAACCACGTCCTCGTTCCAACGATCGAGGTCGCGGATGGTGAACCGCTTGTCGGTGACGGATTCCCGGTAGCGTAA